In Equus caballus isolate H_3958 breed thoroughbred chromosome 7, TB-T2T, whole genome shotgun sequence, one DNA window encodes the following:
- the MADCAM1 gene encoding mucosal addressin cell adhesion molecule 1, with amino-acid sequence MEWGLGLLLPLFLGLLRRGRGEGGELRERRSLGRGGGSGALEVEPPELVVAVEVGGSQQLTCRVACADPAAASVQWRGLDTSLGAVQSGAGSSVLSVRNASLAAAGIRVCVGSCGNSTFQRTVELLVFSFLDQLTVSRVALVAGRDQEVTCTAHNVSPARRDDQNTVSFSLLLGDRELEGAQAQDPELEEESQDGEDSLFQVTQRWLLPPLGTFPPPALQCQATMRLPGLERSHRQPIPVLHSLTSREPPVMTSPEATPQQGSTRSPGSPDPTSPRPTSPGPTSGNSSARTCRPEIHQSPAPGGLELLCEAACSPGVAVRWIQAPGGLEAYDRREAGAQAWLSMPWAECTPEGWFQCRLDPGGQMASLYLVPQICSPVPSATVWTGSVVLALLLLAVLTYRLWKCCRQTTGPTSSSGPPALPGPD; translated from the exons ATGGAGTGGGGCCTcggcctcctgctgcccctcttCTTGGGGCTGCTGCGGCGCGGCCGCGGTGAGGGTGGGGAGCTCCGGGAGCGGAGgagtctggggaggggaggggggtcAG GTGCCCTGGAGGTGGAGCCGCCCGAGCTCGTGGTGGCGGTGGAAGTGGGTGGGTCGCAGCAGCTGACCTGCCGCGTGGCCTGCGCGGACCCCGCGGCGGCCTCGGTGCAGTGGCGCGGCCTGGACACCAGCCTGGGCGCCGTGCAGTCGGGCGCGGGCAGCAGCGTCCTCTCCGTGCGCAATGCCTCGCTGGCGGCGGCGGGGATCCGCGTGTGCGTGGGCTCCTGCGGGAACTCCACCTTCCAGCGGACCGTGGAACTGCTGGTGTTCT CCTTCCTGGACCAGCTGACCGTCTCCCGAGTGGCCCTGGTGGCCGGGCGGGACCAGGAGGTGACCTGCACAGCCCACAACGTCTCGCCTGCCAGGCGAGACGACCAGAACACcgtctccttctctctgctcctggggGACCGGGAGCTGGAGGGGGCGCAGGCCCAGGACCCGGAACTGGAGGAGGAGTCCCAGGACGGCGAGGACTCGCTGTTCCAAGTGACACAGCGCtggctgctgcccccgctggggACCTTCCCCCCGCCCGCCCTCCAATGCCAGGCCACCATGAGGCTGCCCGGCTTGGAGCGGAGCCACCGCCAGCCCATTCCAG TCCTGCACAGCCTGACCTCCCGGGAGCCCCCTGTCATGACCTCCCCAGAGGCAACGCCCCAGCAGGGCTCCACCCGCAGCCCTGGGAGTCCAGACCCCACGAGTCCTCGCCCCACCAGTCCAGGCCCCACCTCTGGGAACAGCTCCGCCAGGACCTGCCGCCCTGAGATCCACCAGTCGCCTGCGCCAGGGGGCCTGGAGCTGCTGTGTGAGGCGGCCTGCAGCCCTGGTGTGGCCGTGCGCTGGATCCAAGCCCCTGGTGGTCTGGAGGCCTACGATAGGCGGGAGGCCGGAGCCCAGGCTTGGCTGAGCATGCCGTGGGCCGAGTGCACCCCCgaggggtggttccagtgtcGCCTGGACCCCGGGGGCCAGATGGCCAGCCTGTACCTGGTCCCGCAAATCT GCTCCCCAGTGCCGTCCGCGACCGTGTGGACGGGCAGCGTGGTGCTggcgctgctgctgctggcgGTCCTCACCTATCGCCTGTGGAAATGCTGCCGACAGACCACGGGGCCCACCAGCTCCTCTGggccccctgccctgcctggaCCTGACTGA
- the TPGS1 gene encoding tubulin polyglutamylase complex subunit 1, translating into MAALPVPLPSAKMAAVEKRRPAVAPAASFPDSGRPVVSRAAATAESEEDFLRQVGVTEMLRAALLKVLEARPEEPIAFLAHYFENMGLRSPGNGGAGEPPGQLLLQQQRLGRALWHLRLAHHSQRSAFNNNVGVAYECLSASGRKKRPGLDGRTYSELLRRVCRDGEAPEEAVAPLLRKIQCRDHEAVPLGVFRAGTLACFVLLEFVARAGALYRLLAEPGLAVADRRLGQAVLDTLEGALQAGDAAAPARYLEAGSRLGPDSLALAMDRARGARRPGAPMTREEFLGKAAALFIAKVKPVG; encoded by the exons ATGGCGGCGCTTCCGGTCCCGCTGCCCTCAGCGAAGATGGCGGCAGTGGAGAAGCGGCGGCCGGCGGTGGCCCCGGCGGCCAGTTTCCCGGACAGCGGCCGGCcggtggtgtcccgggcggcggcAACGGCCGAGAGCGAGGAGGACTTCCTGCGGCAGGTCGGGGTGACGGAGATGCTGCGCGCGGCTCTGCTGAAGGTGCTGGAGGCGCGGCCCGAGGAGCCGATCGCCTTCCTGGCGCACTACTTCGAGAACATGGGCCTGCGCTCGCCGGGCAACGGCGGCGCCGGGGAGCCCCCGGGCCAGCTCCTGCTGCAGCAGCAGCGCCTGGGCCGCGCGCTGTGGCACCTCCGCCTGGCTCACCACTCTCAGAG GTCGGCCTTCAACAACAACGTCGGCGTGGCCTACGAGTGCCTGAGCGCCAGCGGGCGCAAGAAGCGGCCGGGGCTGGACGGGCGCACCTACAGCGAGCTGCTGCGGCGCGTGTGCCGCGACGGGGAGGCGCCCGAGGAGGCGGTGGCGCCGCTGCTGCGCAAGATCCAGTGCCGCGACCACGAGGCCGTGCCGCTCGGCGTCTTCCGCGCCGGCACGCTCGCCTGCTTCGTGCTGCTCGAGTTCGTGGCGCGCGCCGGCGCGCTCTACCGCCTGCTGGCCGAGCCGGGCCTGGCCGTGGCCGACCGGCGCCTGGGCCAGgccgtgctggacacgctggaggGCGCCCTGCAGGCCGGCGACGCCGCCGCGCCCGCGCGCTACCTGGAGGCCGGCTCGCGCCTGGGGCCCGACAGCCTGGCGCTCGCCATGGACCGCGCGCGgggggcccggcggcccggcgcCCCCATGACCCGCGAGGAGTTCCTGGGGAAGGCGGCCGCCCTCTTCATCGCCAAGGTCAAGCCGGTGGGCTGA
- the CDC34 gene encoding ubiquitin-conjugating enzyme E2 R1 isoform X4 — MARPLVPSSQKALLLELKGLQEEPVEGFRVTLVDEGDLYNWEVAIFGPPNTYYEGGYFKARLKFPIDYPYSPPAFRFLTKMWHPNIYETGDVCISILHPPVDDPQSGELPSERWNPTQNVRTILLSVISLLNEPNTFSPANVDASVMYRKWKESKGRDREYTDIIRKQVLGTKVDAERDGVKVPTTLAEYCVQTKAPAPDEGSDLFYDDYYEDAEAEAEADSCFGDEDDSGTEES, encoded by the exons ATGGCCCGGCCGCTGGTGCCCAGCTCGCAGAAGGCGCTGCTGCTGGAGCTCAAGGGGCTGCAGGAGGAGCCGGTGGAGGGCTTCCGCGTGACGCTGGTGGACGAGGGCGACCTGTACAACTGGGAGGTGGCCATCTTCGGGCCGCCCAACACCTACTACGAGGGCGGCTACTTCAAG GCGCGCCTCAAGTTCCCCATCGACTACCCCTACTCCCCGCCGGCCTTCCGGTTCCTGACCAAGATGTGGCACCCCAACATCTACGAG ACGGGGGACGTGTGCATCTCCATTCTCCACCCCCCTGTCGACGACCCCCAGAGCGGGGAGCTGCCCTCGGAGCGGTGGAACCCCACCCAGAACGTCAG GACCATCCTCCTGAGCGTCATCTCCCTCCTCAACGAGCCCAACACCTTCTCGCCGGCGAACGTGGACGCCTCGGTGATGTACCGCAAGTGGAAGGAGAGCAAGGGCAGGGACCGCGAGTACACGGACATCATCCG GAAGCAGGTCCTGGGGACCAAGGTGGACGCGGAGCGGGACGGCGTGAAGGTGCCCACCACGCTGGCCGAGTACTGCGTGCAGACCAAGGCGCCCGCGCCCGACGAGGGCTCAGACCTCTTCTACGACGACTACTACGAGGacgccgaggccgaggccgaggccgacaGCTGCTTTGGGGACGAGGACGACTCGGGCACCGAGGAGTCGTGA
- the CDC34 gene encoding ubiquitin-conjugating enzyme E2 R1 isoform X5: MARPLVPSSQKALLLELKGLQEEPVEGFRVTLVDEGDLYNWEVAIFGPPNTYYEGGYFKARLKFPIDYPYSPPAFRFLTKMWHPNIYETGDVCISILHPPVDDPQSGELPSERWNPTQNVRTILLSVISLLNEPNTFSPANVDASVMYRKWKESKGRDREYTDIIRVPTALHLVTEAPGSRLPLRPPPRAAPLRTRGHCWRFGPSVCVPQPGWACCQLLGAT, encoded by the exons ATGGCCCGGCCGCTGGTGCCCAGCTCGCAGAAGGCGCTGCTGCTGGAGCTCAAGGGGCTGCAGGAGGAGCCGGTGGAGGGCTTCCGCGTGACGCTGGTGGACGAGGGCGACCTGTACAACTGGGAGGTGGCCATCTTCGGGCCGCCCAACACCTACTACGAGGGCGGCTACTTCAAG GCGCGCCTCAAGTTCCCCATCGACTACCCCTACTCCCCGCCGGCCTTCCGGTTCCTGACCAAGATGTGGCACCCCAACATCTACGAG ACGGGGGACGTGTGCATCTCCATTCTCCACCCCCCTGTCGACGACCCCCAGAGCGGGGAGCTGCCCTCGGAGCGGTGGAACCCCACCCAGAACGTCAG GACCATCCTCCTGAGCGTCATCTCCCTCCTCAACGAGCCCAACACCTTCTCGCCGGCGAACGTGGACGCCTCGGTGATGTACCGCAAGTGGAAGGAGAGCAAGGGCAGGGACCGCGAGTACACGGACATCATCCG GGTCCCCACAGCCCTTCACCTCGTGACTGAAGCCCCAGGATCCCGTCTTCCTCTGCGCCCTCCCCCACGGGCAGCACCTCTCAGGACGCGGGGCCACTGTTGGCGTTTTGGCCCCAGTGTGTGTGTCCCACAGCCAGGCTGGGCTTGCTGTCAGCTTCTGGGTGCCACCTGA
- the CDC34 gene encoding ubiquitin-conjugating enzyme E2 R1 isoform X2, producing MARPLVPSSQKALLLELKGLQEEPVEGFRVTLVDEGDLYNWEVAIFGPPNTYYEGGYFKARLKFPIDYPYSPPAFRFLTKMWHPNIYETGDVCISILHPPVDDPQSGELPSERWNPTQNVSVGRTPGRTCPHLAPCSPRTILLSVISLLNEPNTFSPANVDASVMYRKWKESKGRDREYTDIIRKQVLGTKVDAERDGVKVPTTLAEYCVQTKAPAPDEGSDLFYDDYYEDAEAEAEADSCFGDEDDSGTEES from the exons ATGGCCCGGCCGCTGGTGCCCAGCTCGCAGAAGGCGCTGCTGCTGGAGCTCAAGGGGCTGCAGGAGGAGCCGGTGGAGGGCTTCCGCGTGACGCTGGTGGACGAGGGCGACCTGTACAACTGGGAGGTGGCCATCTTCGGGCCGCCCAACACCTACTACGAGGGCGGCTACTTCAAG GCGCGCCTCAAGTTCCCCATCGACTACCCCTACTCCCCGCCGGCCTTCCGGTTCCTGACCAAGATGTGGCACCCCAACATCTACGAG ACGGGGGACGTGTGCATCTCCATTCTCCACCCCCCTGTCGACGACCCCCAGAGCGGGGAGCTGCCCTCGGAGCGGTGGAACCCCACCCAGAACGTCAG CGTCGGCCGGACTCCGGGGCGGACGTGCCCACACCTGGCTCCCTGCTCCCCCAGGACCATCCTCCTGAGCGTCATCTCCCTCCTCAACGAGCCCAACACCTTCTCGCCGGCGAACGTGGACGCCTCGGTGATGTACCGCAAGTGGAAGGAGAGCAAGGGCAGGGACCGCGAGTACACGGACATCATCCG GAAGCAGGTCCTGGGGACCAAGGTGGACGCGGAGCGGGACGGCGTGAAGGTGCCCACCACGCTGGCCGAGTACTGCGTGCAGACCAAGGCGCCCGCGCCCGACGAGGGCTCAGACCTCTTCTACGACGACTACTACGAGGacgccgaggccgaggccgaggccgacaGCTGCTTTGGGGACGAGGACGACTCGGGCACCGAGGAGTCGTGA
- the CDC34 gene encoding ubiquitin-conjugating enzyme E2 R1 isoform X7 — translation MARPLVPSSQKALLLELKGLQEEPVEGFRVTLVDEGDLYNWEVAIFGPPNTYYEGGYFKARLKFPIDYPYSPPAFRFLTKMWHPNIYETGDVCISILHPPVDDPQSGELPSERWNPTQNVSLRLLLQRRPDSGADVPTPGSLLPQDHPPERHLPPQRAQHLLAGERGRLGDVPQVEGEQGQGPRVHGHHPGPHSPSPRD, via the exons ATGGCCCGGCCGCTGGTGCCCAGCTCGCAGAAGGCGCTGCTGCTGGAGCTCAAGGGGCTGCAGGAGGAGCCGGTGGAGGGCTTCCGCGTGACGCTGGTGGACGAGGGCGACCTGTACAACTGGGAGGTGGCCATCTTCGGGCCGCCCAACACCTACTACGAGGGCGGCTACTTCAAG GCGCGCCTCAAGTTCCCCATCGACTACCCCTACTCCCCGCCGGCCTTCCGGTTCCTGACCAAGATGTGGCACCCCAACATCTACGAG ACGGGGGACGTGTGCATCTCCATTCTCCACCCCCCTGTCGACGACCCCCAGAGCGGGGAGCTGCCCTCGGAGCGGTGGAACCCCACCCAGAACGTCAG CCTGCGGCTCCTGCTGCAGCGTCGGCCGGACTCCGGGGCGGACGTGCCCACACCTGGCTCCCTGCTCCCCCAGGACCATCCTCCTGAGCGTCATCTCCCTCCTCAACGAGCCCAACACCTTCTCGCCGGCGAACGTGGACGCCTCGGTGATGTACCGCAAGTGGAAGGAGAGCAAGGGCAGGGACCGCGAGTACACGGACATCATCCG GGTCCCCACAGCCCTTCACCTCGTGACTGA
- the CDC34 gene encoding ubiquitin-conjugating enzyme E2 R1 isoform X3, with protein MARPLVPSSQKALLLELKGLQEEPVEGFRVTLVDEGDLYNWEVAIFGPPNTYYEGGYFKARLKFPIDYPYSPPAFRFLTKMWHPNIYETGDVCISILHPPVDDPQSGELPSERWNPTQNVSVGRTPGRTCPHLAPCSPRTILLSVISLLNEPNTFSPANVDASVMYRKWKESKGRDREYTDIIRVPTALHLVTEAPGSRLPLRPPPRAAPLRTRGHCWRFGPSVCVPQPGWACCQLLGAT; from the exons ATGGCCCGGCCGCTGGTGCCCAGCTCGCAGAAGGCGCTGCTGCTGGAGCTCAAGGGGCTGCAGGAGGAGCCGGTGGAGGGCTTCCGCGTGACGCTGGTGGACGAGGGCGACCTGTACAACTGGGAGGTGGCCATCTTCGGGCCGCCCAACACCTACTACGAGGGCGGCTACTTCAAG GCGCGCCTCAAGTTCCCCATCGACTACCCCTACTCCCCGCCGGCCTTCCGGTTCCTGACCAAGATGTGGCACCCCAACATCTACGAG ACGGGGGACGTGTGCATCTCCATTCTCCACCCCCCTGTCGACGACCCCCAGAGCGGGGAGCTGCCCTCGGAGCGGTGGAACCCCACCCAGAACGTCAG CGTCGGCCGGACTCCGGGGCGGACGTGCCCACACCTGGCTCCCTGCTCCCCCAGGACCATCCTCCTGAGCGTCATCTCCCTCCTCAACGAGCCCAACACCTTCTCGCCGGCGAACGTGGACGCCTCGGTGATGTACCGCAAGTGGAAGGAGAGCAAGGGCAGGGACCGCGAGTACACGGACATCATCCG GGTCCCCACAGCCCTTCACCTCGTGACTGAAGCCCCAGGATCCCGTCTTCCTCTGCGCCCTCCCCCACGGGCAGCACCTCTCAGGACGCGGGGCCACTGTTGGCGTTTTGGCCCCAGTGTGTGTGTCCCACAGCCAGGCTGGGCTTGCTGTCAGCTTCTGGGTGCCACCTGA
- the CDC34 gene encoding ubiquitin-conjugating enzyme E2 R1 isoform X1, with amino-acid sequence MARPLVPSSQKALLLELKGLQEEPVEGFRVTLVDEGDLYNWEVAIFGPPNTYYEGGYFKARLKFPIDYPYSPPAFRFLTKMWHPNIYETGDVCISILHPPVDDPQSGELPSERWNPTQNVSLRLLLQRRPDSGADVPTPGSLLPQDHPPERHLPPQRAQHLLAGERGRLGDVPQVEGEQGQGPRVHGHHPEAGPGDQGGRGAGRREGAHHAGRVLRADQGARARRGLRPLLRRLLRGRRGRGRGRQLLWGRGRLGHRGVVTSRPGRINVQILPQRPAVWALSARRRDYLTGGTPARSPRSRLGPRVPRPPPLERGLHCGPGPRGS; translated from the exons ATGGCCCGGCCGCTGGTGCCCAGCTCGCAGAAGGCGCTGCTGCTGGAGCTCAAGGGGCTGCAGGAGGAGCCGGTGGAGGGCTTCCGCGTGACGCTGGTGGACGAGGGCGACCTGTACAACTGGGAGGTGGCCATCTTCGGGCCGCCCAACACCTACTACGAGGGCGGCTACTTCAAG GCGCGCCTCAAGTTCCCCATCGACTACCCCTACTCCCCGCCGGCCTTCCGGTTCCTGACCAAGATGTGGCACCCCAACATCTACGAG ACGGGGGACGTGTGCATCTCCATTCTCCACCCCCCTGTCGACGACCCCCAGAGCGGGGAGCTGCCCTCGGAGCGGTGGAACCCCACCCAGAACGTCAG CCTGCGGCTCCTGCTGCAGCGTCGGCCGGACTCCGGGGCGGACGTGCCCACACCTGGCTCCCTGCTCCCCCAGGACCATCCTCCTGAGCGTCATCTCCCTCCTCAACGAGCCCAACACCTTCTCGCCGGCGAACGTGGACGCCTCGGTGATGTACCGCAAGTGGAAGGAGAGCAAGGGCAGGGACCGCGAGTACACGGACATCATCCG GAAGCAGGTCCTGGGGACCAAGGTGGACGCGGAGCGGGACGGCGTGAAGGTGCCCACCACGCTGGCCGAGTACTGCGTGCAGACCAAGGCGCCCGCGCCCGACGAGGGCTCAGACCTCTTCTACGACGACTACTACGAGGacgccgaggccgaggccgaggccgacaGCTGCTTTGGGGACGAGGACGACTCGGGCACCGAGGAGTCGTGACGTCGCGTCCCGGCCGAATAAACGTGCAGATTTTACCTCAGCGGCCGGCTGTGTGGGCTCTGAGCGCCCGACGCCGAGACTACCTCACGGGCGGCACGCCGGCCCGGTCCCCCCGCTCCCGCCTCGGTCCACGCGTCCCGCGTCCGCCTCCGCTGGAGAGGGGACTGCATTGTGGCCCGGGGCCCCGCGGGAGCTAG
- the CDC34 gene encoding ubiquitin-conjugating enzyme E2 R1 isoform X6 has translation MWHPNIYETGDVCISILHPPVDDPQSGELPSERWNPTQNVSLRLLLQRRPDSGADVPTPGSLLPQDHPPERHLPPQRAQHLLAGERGRLGDVPQVEGEQGQGPRVHGHHPEAGPGDQGGRGAGRREGAHHAGRVLRADQGARARRGLRPLLRRLLRGRRGRGRGRQLLWGRGRLGHRGVVTSRPGRINVQILPQRPAVWALSARRRDYLTGGTPARSPRSRLGPRVPRPPPLERGLHCGPGPRGS, from the exons ATGTGGCACCCCAACATCTACGAG ACGGGGGACGTGTGCATCTCCATTCTCCACCCCCCTGTCGACGACCCCCAGAGCGGGGAGCTGCCCTCGGAGCGGTGGAACCCCACCCAGAACGTCAG CCTGCGGCTCCTGCTGCAGCGTCGGCCGGACTCCGGGGCGGACGTGCCCACACCTGGCTCCCTGCTCCCCCAGGACCATCCTCCTGAGCGTCATCTCCCTCCTCAACGAGCCCAACACCTTCTCGCCGGCGAACGTGGACGCCTCGGTGATGTACCGCAAGTGGAAGGAGAGCAAGGGCAGGGACCGCGAGTACACGGACATCATCCG GAAGCAGGTCCTGGGGACCAAGGTGGACGCGGAGCGGGACGGCGTGAAGGTGCCCACCACGCTGGCCGAGTACTGCGTGCAGACCAAGGCGCCCGCGCCCGACGAGGGCTCAGACCTCTTCTACGACGACTACTACGAGGacgccgaggccgaggccgaggccgacaGCTGCTTTGGGGACGAGGACGACTCGGGCACCGAGGAGTCGTGACGTCGCGTCCCGGCCGAATAAACGTGCAGATTTTACCTCAGCGGCCGGCTGTGTGGGCTCTGAGCGCCCGACGCCGAGACTACCTCACGGGCGGCACGCCGGCCCGGTCCCCCCGCTCCCGCCTCGGTCCACGCGTCCCGCGTCCGCCTCCGCTGGAGAGGGGACTGCATTGTGGCCCGGGGCCCCGCGGGAGCTAG